The Listeria monocytogenes genome window below encodes:
- a CDS encoding PTS sugar transporter subunit IIB, translating to MKKILLVCAAGMSTSLLVTKMKAHATSIGEEIEIEALPVSEASSVVDKMDIVMLGPQVRYQKPQVDELVQGRIPVIVIDMKDYGMLNGKAVLEKAFAEIG from the coding sequence ATGAAAAAAATATTACTTGTATGTGCGGCCGGAATGTCGACAAGCTTACTCGTTACTAAAATGAAAGCGCACGCAACCTCTATTGGGGAAGAAATTGAAATTGAAGCATTACCAGTATCAGAAGCTAGTAGCGTTGTGGACAAAATGGATATCGTGATGCTTGGACCTCAAGTCCGCTACCAAAAACCGCAAGTAGATGAACTTGTACAGGGTCGTATTCCTGTTATTGTTATTGATATGAAAGACTATGGTATGTTAAATGGGAAAGCCGTTCTTGAAAAAGCTTTCGCAGAGATTGGTTAA
- a CDS encoding PTS sugar transporter subunit IIC, translating into MSIMSKFEHGMERVLVPVANKLNSQRHIAAIRDAFILVFPLIMAGSIITLINFAVLSPDGFIAKILFLGKIFPNLADAQAVFSPVMQGSTNIMAILIVFLVARNLAIFFKQDDLLCGLTSIGAFFIVYTPYTVVDNASYMTIKFLGAQGLFVAIIVAIITGEVFSRLARSPRLMIKMPDQVPPAVSRSFKVLIPVIIITILFSVINYLITLIAPEGLNDLVYTVIQAPLKDMGTNVFSVIIIGLVSNLLWVLGIHGPNTVAAIRDTIFTEPNLDNLSYVAQHGSAWGAPYPATWAGLNDGFANYGGSGMTLGLLIAIFIASRRADYRDIAKLSLAPGIFNINEPVIFGLPIVLNPIMVIPFIITPAINTLIGYFFISTKLIPPVAYQVPWTTPGPLIPFLGTGGNWLALLVGLLCLAVATVIYLPFVLVSNKIAASDAAMDKNATASTEQ; encoded by the coding sequence ATGAGTATAATGTCAAAATTTGAACACGGCATGGAACGTGTTTTAGTACCAGTTGCGAATAAATTGAACTCGCAGCGCCATATTGCAGCAATTCGTGATGCATTTATTTTAGTTTTCCCATTAATTATGGCTGGTTCAATTATCACTTTGATTAACTTCGCAGTATTATCACCGGACGGCTTTATTGCAAAAATCTTATTCCTAGGGAAAATCTTCCCTAATTTAGCAGATGCACAGGCTGTATTTTCGCCGGTAATGCAAGGCTCGACCAATATTATGGCGATTCTGATTGTATTCTTAGTCGCACGGAACCTCGCCATCTTCTTTAAACAGGATGATTTGCTCTGTGGACTTACCTCGATAGGTGCATTCTTTATCGTTTATACACCTTACACAGTAGTGGACAACGCATCTTACATGACAATCAAATTCTTAGGCGCACAAGGGCTTTTCGTTGCTATTATCGTAGCAATTATTACCGGGGAAGTATTTAGCCGCCTAGCTAGATCCCCTCGTTTAATGATCAAGATGCCTGACCAAGTACCACCAGCAGTTTCTCGTTCTTTCAAAGTATTAATTCCAGTTATCATCATCACGATTCTTTTCTCTGTTATTAACTACTTAATCACTTTAATCGCTCCAGAAGGTTTAAACGACCTTGTTTACACAGTTATTCAAGCGCCACTTAAAGACATGGGAACTAACGTATTCTCTGTAATTATCATCGGGCTTGTTTCTAACTTACTTTGGGTTCTTGGTATTCACGGACCTAACACAGTTGCGGCTATTCGTGACACCATCTTCACTGAGCCAAACTTAGACAACTTATCTTACGTAGCACAACACGGTTCTGCTTGGGGAGCTCCTTACCCAGCAACATGGGCTGGTTTAAATGACGGATTCGCAAACTACGGTGGATCTGGTATGACTTTAGGGTTACTGATTGCTATCTTTATCGCTTCTCGTCGTGCAGACTATCGTGATATCGCGAAACTATCACTTGCACCAGGAATTTTCAACATCAACGAACCTGTAATTTTCGGTTTACCAATCGTATTAAACCCAATTATGGTTATTCCTTTCATCATTACACCAGCAATCAATACATTAATTGGTTACTTCTTTATCTCAACAAAACTTATTCCACCTGTCGCCTATCAAGTGCCTTGGACAACTCCAGGACCACTGATTCCATTCCTTGGTACAGGAGGAAACTGGCTCGCGCTTCTGGTCGGCTTGCTCTGTCTTGCCGTCGCAACAGTCATTTATCTACCATTCGTACTTGTATCTAACAAAATTGCCGCGAGTGATGCTGCAATGGACAAAAATGCAACAGCCTCAACGGAACAATAG
- a CDS encoding ABC transporter permease subunit, with amino-acid sequence MFSRGLWYREWRNMRWMLLGVMILFFLGITLGLMSDADRWNSQKEYYESSEFLKQQKESPEFKTSDEEIQASLTVAYLAIPMYTNFVQDEFVDYMPFMFYFQVEMFFTLIKVSVFILGVLAVIFERYTRANRFTASLPYKRTHIVGVKMVMGIATITLSYLVSMGIGLVYFMSHVPKEYIQLDAPKFWVDIIGGLFTYILIFLVAILIGLLIGSPIAAAFVAFGVMLLPSVLNPTLDNIYNFIWPHGGDKGMSNLLQFEDYVNIFTPFSFESASIGAVIFSIILSMLMVLVILILYKKQHIERSGYLFAFSWVKWPFLVLFSVFVGMVVANMAVADTELGLIGYLSWGIGATIGSFILALYILNKMRGLFQLSKTN; translated from the coding sequence ATGTTTAGTCGAGGGTTATGGTACCGAGAATGGCGTAATATGAGATGGATGCTTTTGGGTGTTATGATATTATTTTTCTTAGGAATTACTTTGGGGCTAATGTCAGATGCAGATAGATGGAACAGTCAAAAAGAGTACTATGAATCAAGTGAGTTTTTAAAGCAGCAGAAAGAAAGTCCTGAATTCAAAACTTCTGATGAAGAAATACAAGCGAGTTTGACAGTGGCTTATTTGGCGATTCCGATGTATACAAATTTTGTTCAAGATGAGTTTGTCGATTACATGCCGTTTATGTTCTATTTTCAAGTGGAAATGTTTTTTACTTTAATCAAGGTGAGTGTTTTTATTTTAGGGGTTTTGGCAGTTATTTTCGAACGTTACACAAGAGCGAATCGCTTTACGGCTTCATTACCATATAAGCGGACGCATATTGTTGGGGTTAAAATGGTGATGGGAATAGCGACGATTACACTGAGCTACCTTGTTTCAATGGGAATCGGTTTGGTGTACTTCATGTCGCACGTTCCAAAAGAATATATTCAGCTAGATGCACCGAAATTTTGGGTAGATATTATTGGTGGATTATTTACATATATTCTTATATTTTTAGTGGCTATTTTAATTGGTTTATTGATAGGTTCACCAATTGCTGCAGCTTTTGTGGCATTTGGGGTGATGTTATTACCGAGTGTTTTAAATCCTACTTTAGATAATATATATAACTTTATTTGGCCGCATGGTGGGGATAAAGGTATGTCTAATCTTTTACAATTTGAGGATTATGTTAATATATTTACTCCGTTTTCGTTTGAGTCCGCATCGATTGGGGCTGTGATTTTCAGTATAATATTAAGCATGCTTATGGTTTTGGTTATTTTAATTTTATATAAGAAACAACATATTGAGCGCAGTGGTTATTTATTTGCTTTTTCTTGGGTTAAATGGCCGTTTTTAGTCTTGTTTTCGGTGTTTGTTGGGATGGTTGTTGCCAATATGGCAGTGGCGGATACAGAGCTTGGTCTCATCGGCTATTTGTCTTGGGGAATAGGTGCAACGATTGGTAGTTTTATTTTAGCACTCTACATTTTAAACAAGATGCGTGGGCTTTTCCAATTGTCTAAAACGAATTAA
- a CDS encoding MurR/RpiR family transcriptional regulator has protein sequence MFSYEVIRQFTETEHHLYRYIMDNRDKVMFMRVRELSEVTHVSPASIVRFTRKLGCEGFSEFKVKLKQEATREVKKKTADTVEVLEEFFERTMNRDYDHVLDAAAEIINEADLVVFFGIGTSGILAEYGSRFFSNMKKRTFYIKDPFYPNPGEQFKNKAVMIILSVSGETDQVLEQAQNMQQYGSRIISITNTSHNTLADLSDVNIPYYVTQEMVDKTNITTQIPVLFLLEAMAKKNYNQEQIDE, from the coding sequence ATGTTTTCGTATGAAGTGATTAGACAGTTTACAGAGACAGAGCATCATTTATACCGTTACATAATGGACAATCGGGACAAAGTTATGTTTATGAGAGTGCGTGAACTTTCAGAAGTGACGCATGTTTCGCCAGCTTCGATTGTTCGATTTACAAGAAAATTAGGTTGTGAAGGCTTTTCGGAATTTAAAGTAAAGCTAAAGCAAGAAGCGACACGCGAGGTAAAGAAAAAAACAGCGGATACAGTGGAAGTTTTAGAGGAATTCTTTGAACGAACAATGAACCGTGATTATGATCATGTGTTAGATGCGGCGGCGGAAATTATCAATGAAGCTGATTTAGTCGTATTTTTCGGAATTGGAACTTCAGGGATTTTGGCAGAGTATGGCAGTCGTTTTTTCTCCAATATGAAGAAGCGGACTTTTTATATTAAAGATCCATTTTATCCTAACCCGGGAGAACAATTTAAAAATAAAGCAGTGATGATTATACTATCTGTGTCTGGTGAGACGGATCAGGTGCTTGAACAGGCACAAAATATGCAGCAATATGGGAGTCGGATTATAAGTATTACTAATACAAGCCACAACACGCTTGCCGATTTATCTGATGTGAATATTCCGTACTATGTAACGCAAGAAATGGTTGATAAGACGAATATTACGACACAAATTCCTGTCCTTTTCTTACTGGAAGCAATGGCGAAGAAAAATTATAATCAAGAGCAAATAGACGAATAG
- a CDS encoding ADP-ribose-binding protein yields the protein MEIIVVKGDITEQDVDVIVNAANPGLLGGGGVDGAIHQAAGPDLLKECQAVINRIGSCPAGEAVITSAGDLKANYIIHAVGPIWKDGEHQEANKLASCYWKALDLAAGKDLISIAFPNISTGVYRFPKKLAAEVALYTVRKWAEEEYDASIKEIRFVCFDEENFNLYNKLINSEVA from the coding sequence ATGGAAATAATAGTTGTAAAAGGTGATATTACAGAACAAGATGTAGACGTTATTGTGAATGCTGCTAATCCCGGACTTTTAGGTGGCGGTGGTGTGGACGGGGCTATCCATCAAGCGGCGGGTCCGGATTTGTTAAAAGAATGCCAAGCGGTTATTAATCGCATCGGCTCATGCCCAGCAGGTGAGGCGGTCATTACGTCTGCCGGTGATTTAAAAGCAAATTACATTATCCATGCAGTGGGTCCGATTTGGAAAGATGGAGAGCATCAAGAAGCGAATAAACTGGCATCTTGTTATTGGAAAGCGCTAGATTTAGCGGCTGGAAAAGATTTAATTTCGATTGCTTTTCCTAATATTTCTACTGGTGTATATCGCTTTCCTAAAAAACTAGCAGCGGAAGTAGCGCTGTATACTGTTCGTAAATGGGCGGAAGAAGAGTATGATGCGAGCATTAAAGAAATACGCTTTGTTTGTTTCGATGAAGAAAATTTCAACTTATACAACAAATTAATAAATAGCGAAGTCGCTTAA
- a CDS encoding glycoside hydrolase family 1 protein, whose protein sequence is MEHNKLKPFPKDFLWGSASAAYQVEGAWDEDGKGPSVWDEFVRIPGTTFKETNGDVAVDNYHRYKEDVALMAEQGLKAYRFSVAWSRVIPHGNGEVNEAGLKFYDNLIDELLSYGIEPVVTLYHWDIPQGLQDEYGGWESRKVVEDFTNYAALLFERFNGRVKYWVTLNEQNVFISHGYKLAYHPPGVSDDKRMFAANHNANLANASAIAKFRELGTSGKIGPSFAYGPSYSIDANPANVLASENSEEFNAHFWMDVYTWGEYPTATWNWLEEHGLAPEILPGDTELLKKGKPDFMGVNYYRSMTHAFNGKDGVGSGKMNTTGEKGTSEETGVPGLYKNTNNPYLEKTNWDWDIDPTGLRIGLRRITNRYKLPIMITENGLGEYDSLTEDHKIHDDYRIEYIRAHALAIQEAITDGVEMLGYCTWSFTDLLSWLNGYQKRYGFVYVDRDENDEKELKRYKKDSFYWYKKTIEANGANLVEEQGK, encoded by the coding sequence ATGGAACATAATAAGTTGAAACCTTTCCCAAAAGATTTTCTATGGGGATCAGCTTCTGCAGCGTACCAAGTAGAAGGTGCCTGGGATGAAGATGGCAAAGGACCATCTGTATGGGATGAATTTGTTCGTATTCCTGGAACAACATTCAAAGAAACAAACGGAGATGTAGCGGTGGACAATTACCATCGTTATAAAGAAGATGTCGCGCTAATGGCTGAACAGGGCTTAAAAGCATATCGTTTCTCTGTCGCATGGAGTCGCGTTATCCCGCATGGTAACGGGGAAGTTAACGAAGCAGGACTTAAATTCTATGATAATTTGATTGATGAACTTCTTTCTTATGGAATTGAGCCAGTCGTTACGCTTTATCACTGGGATATTCCGCAAGGGCTTCAAGACGAATACGGTGGATGGGAGTCGCGCAAAGTTGTAGAAGATTTCACTAACTACGCTGCCCTTCTATTCGAACGCTTTAACGGAAGAGTTAAATACTGGGTAACACTTAATGAACAAAACGTATTTATCTCACACGGTTACAAATTGGCGTATCACCCACCTGGCGTTTCTGACGACAAGCGTATGTTTGCGGCAAATCACAATGCGAACTTGGCGAATGCTTCTGCAATTGCTAAATTCCGTGAACTAGGTACATCTGGAAAAATTGGACCAAGTTTCGCTTACGGACCAAGTTACTCCATCGATGCCAACCCAGCAAACGTGTTAGCTTCTGAAAACTCCGAAGAATTCAATGCCCATTTCTGGATGGATGTTTACACATGGGGTGAATATCCGACTGCTACTTGGAACTGGCTGGAAGAGCACGGTCTTGCACCGGAAATCTTACCAGGCGATACGGAGCTTCTGAAAAAAGGAAAACCTGATTTCATGGGAGTTAACTATTACCGCTCAATGACTCATGCATTTAATGGGAAAGACGGCGTTGGTTCTGGGAAAATGAACACAACTGGCGAAAAAGGCACTTCCGAGGAAACTGGTGTACCGGGGTTATACAAAAACACCAACAACCCTTACTTAGAGAAAACGAATTGGGACTGGGATATTGATCCAACTGGCTTGCGCATTGGCTTACGTAGAATCACTAACCGCTATAAATTACCAATCATGATTACAGAAAATGGTCTTGGTGAGTATGACAGCTTGACGGAAGACCACAAAATCCATGATGACTACCGAATTGAATACATTCGCGCACATGCTCTAGCAATCCAAGAAGCAATCACGGATGGTGTAGAAATGCTTGGTTACTGCACTTGGAGCTTCACAGATTTACTAAGCTGGCTAAACGGCTACCAAAAACGTTACGGTTTCGTATATGTGGACCGCGACGAAAACGATGAAAAAGAATTAAAACGCTATAAAAAAGATAGTTTTTACTGGTATAAAAAGACCATCGAAGCAAACGGAGCTAATTTAGTAGAAGAACAGGGCAAATAA
- the abc-f gene encoding ribosomal protection-like ABC-F family protein, whose translation MTIVAMNDVVKSFTGDIILEKVSLQLQEGERVGLIGRNGEGKSTILKILKGTEGVDSGVVTSKKGAKIGLLEQLSTVDPNIIVEEYLRTSFGELEELEKELRALEGEMATNSSEKLMNRYGDKMALFGELGGYEMDANLNKVVNGLGIGLLLSQRWGDLSGGEKTKAALAHLLLQKTDLLLLDEPTNHLDLMAVEWLTSFLQHYSGTVLVVSHDRYFLDEVVGKMVELENRELIVYHTNFSGYLKEREERLLREFQDYKDQQKKIKKMQQAIKRLRQWAMQANPPNDAMFRRAKNMERALERMEKVKRPVLTQKQMQLQFDEAGRSGQEVVVMENLSKSFSEKIIVQDASLQIRQGERVAIIGENGAGKSTLLKIMQGEVVPDGGNIKIGASVKIASLSQQMEELNEEVTVLDAFRDKVAVTEGEARQMLAGFMFYGEMVFRKVGNISGGERMRLRLAQFINMPVNTLILDEPTNHLDIASREILEEAIRAFSGTIITVSHDRYFVDQLCSKVIWLENKQLTVYEGNYSYATSKRR comes from the coding sequence ATGACAATAGTAGCAATGAATGATGTAGTTAAAAGTTTTACCGGAGATATTATTTTAGAGAAAGTATCGCTTCAGTTACAAGAAGGTGAGCGCGTCGGTTTAATCGGGCGAAATGGTGAAGGGAAAAGTACTATTTTGAAGATTTTAAAAGGAACTGAGGGCGTTGATAGCGGGGTTGTAACGAGCAAAAAGGGTGCTAAAATTGGACTTTTGGAGCAATTATCTACGGTGGATCCTAATATAATAGTAGAAGAATATTTGCGGACGAGTTTTGGCGAGTTAGAGGAGTTAGAAAAAGAATTACGAGCATTAGAAGGAGAAATGGCAACAAATTCAAGCGAAAAATTAATGAACCGCTACGGAGATAAAATGGCTTTATTTGGCGAGCTTGGCGGCTATGAGATGGATGCCAATTTGAATAAAGTAGTGAATGGGCTTGGTATTGGATTGTTACTTTCGCAACGATGGGGGGACTTGAGCGGTGGCGAGAAGACTAAGGCTGCATTAGCGCATTTATTATTACAGAAAACAGATTTATTACTCTTAGATGAACCTACGAACCACTTAGATTTGATGGCGGTAGAATGGTTGACCTCATTTTTACAACATTATTCAGGAACCGTATTAGTTGTATCTCATGATCGCTACTTTTTAGATGAAGTAGTCGGGAAAATGGTGGAGCTTGAGAACCGCGAATTAATAGTTTATCATACGAATTTTTCTGGATATTTGAAAGAACGAGAAGAACGGCTATTGCGGGAATTCCAAGATTACAAAGACCAACAAAAGAAAATCAAAAAGATGCAGCAAGCCATCAAACGATTGCGCCAGTGGGCAATGCAAGCCAATCCACCGAATGACGCCATGTTCCGCCGGGCGAAAAACATGGAACGAGCATTAGAACGGATGGAAAAAGTAAAGCGTCCAGTGTTAACGCAAAAACAAATGCAATTACAATTCGATGAAGCTGGTCGAAGTGGACAAGAAGTTGTGGTTATGGAAAACTTAAGCAAGTCATTTAGCGAAAAGATAATCGTACAAGATGCTTCCTTGCAAATTAGACAAGGAGAACGAGTAGCGATTATTGGTGAAAATGGCGCCGGGAAATCCACTTTGCTTAAAATAATGCAAGGGGAAGTTGTTCCAGATGGCGGGAACATTAAAATCGGCGCGAGTGTTAAAATCGCTTCGCTTTCTCAGCAAATGGAAGAGCTGAATGAAGAGGTAACCGTGTTGGACGCGTTTCGGGATAAGGTTGCTGTTACAGAAGGAGAAGCACGGCAGATGCTAGCAGGATTCATGTTTTATGGGGAGATGGTTTTCCGAAAAGTAGGCAATATTAGCGGTGGCGAAAGAATGCGGCTTAGGTTGGCTCAATTTATTAATATGCCAGTGAATACGCTGATTCTCGATGAACCTACTAACCATTTGGATATCGCCTCGCGGGAAATCTTAGAAGAAGCAATCCGAGCGTTTAGCGGTACAATTATTACCGTATCGCACGATCGCTATTTTGTTGATCAACTTTGCTCTAAAGTAATTTGGCTGGAGAATAAACAATTAACCGTTTATGAAGGTAATTATAGTTATGCAACCAGTAAACGAAGATAA
- a CDS encoding PTS lactose/cellobiose transporter subunit IIA, whose product MNEMETVIFGMISQVGSARSSYLEGLRAAREGNFEEAEAKLQEGSETLANGHHEHHKLIQKEASGEKVEIQLLLIHAEDLLITTETLREVVTEFVHVYKKIS is encoded by the coding sequence ATGAATGAAATGGAAACAGTAATCTTTGGCATGATTAGCCAAGTTGGTTCTGCGAGAAGCAGTTACTTAGAAGGGCTTCGTGCGGCTCGTGAAGGCAATTTCGAGGAAGCAGAAGCAAAACTACAAGAAGGTAGCGAAACACTCGCAAACGGACACCACGAGCACCATAAACTAATCCAAAAAGAAGCTTCCGGTGAAAAAGTGGAAATTCAGTTACTGCTAATTCATGCAGAAGACTTACTGATCACAACAGAAACATTAAGAGAAGTTGTCACTGAGTTCGTGCATGTATACAAAAAAATAAGCTAA
- the bglK gene encoding beta-glucoside kinase, protein MKIAAFDIGGTALKMGVVLPHGEIILTKSAEISGSDGDQILAEMTLFLAENTDVTGIAVSAPGYVNPKTGLITMGGAIRRFDNFNLKEWLEAETNLPVAIENDANCALLAEKWLGKGQDLDDFLCLTIGTGIGGGIFSNGALVRGGRFRAGEFGYMFSERPGAFRPGKYTLNETTTMLVLRRQYSELTGRPLEEITGEEIFANYDAHDAVSERLINEFYTGICTGLYNLIYLFDPTHIFIGGGITSRPTFIAELKHHMESFGLRDTIIETATHKNQAGLLGAVYHFLQEENRHE, encoded by the coding sequence ATGAAAATTGCAGCATTTGATATTGGTGGAACGGCCCTTAAAATGGGGGTCGTTTTGCCGCATGGTGAAATTATTTTAACAAAATCAGCCGAAATCAGCGGTAGCGACGGTGACCAAATTTTAGCAGAAATGACATTGTTTCTTGCTGAAAATACAGATGTGACAGGGATTGCTGTCAGCGCACCCGGCTATGTAAACCCAAAAACCGGGCTTATCACAATGGGCGGCGCTATCCGTAGATTTGATAACTTTAATTTGAAAGAATGGCTTGAAGCAGAAACCAACCTTCCTGTTGCCATTGAAAATGATGCCAATTGTGCCCTACTCGCTGAAAAGTGGCTTGGTAAAGGACAAGATTTGGATGATTTTCTTTGTCTAACAATCGGGACAGGGATTGGTGGCGGGATTTTTTCTAATGGCGCATTAGTTCGTGGTGGTCGATTCCGAGCTGGCGAGTTTGGTTATATGTTTAGCGAACGTCCGGGGGCTTTCCGTCCTGGCAAATATACGCTAAATGAGACAACCACAATGCTCGTTCTTCGTAGGCAATACTCGGAACTTACCGGGCGTCCTTTGGAAGAGATTACTGGCGAAGAAATTTTTGCTAATTATGACGCGCATGATGCCGTGTCAGAACGTCTTATTAACGAGTTTTATACTGGGATTTGTACAGGACTTTATAATTTAATTTACCTGTTCGATCCAACGCATATTTTTATCGGTGGCGGGATTACAAGTCGCCCTACTTTTATCGCGGAGCTAAAGCATCATATGGAAAGCTTTGGGCTGCGTGACACGATTATCGAAACAGCAACACATAAAAACCAAGCTGGCCTACTCGGCGCAGTGTATCACTTTTTACAGGAGGAAAATAGACATGAATGA
- a CDS encoding DUF1129 domain-containing protein, producing the protein MTTETETIKPQLAELKANLTKRNLQYVMEVEKHLRETHYGAEQQEIIVYEMSEKILAEQKKGITARKLFNLTPTEYVVSLDVKAATVEQNTDKWWLVLDGGLLVLGAMMLISGISAYFQKNAQTLGIIVLLITAVVGGFAMLILRKYASNMRAGQKGGTIKYLLVAVGVIAVWMFVMTIVQVTIPPNINVALSPIVNTVGGAIIIALRFYVKKKKNIPSL; encoded by the coding sequence TTGACGACAGAAACAGAAACGATTAAACCGCAATTAGCTGAATTGAAAGCTAATTTAACGAAGCGGAACTTGCAATATGTGATGGAAGTAGAAAAACATTTGCGAGAAACTCATTACGGCGCCGAACAACAAGAGATTATTGTTTATGAAATGAGTGAAAAGATTTTAGCCGAACAGAAAAAAGGCATAACAGCGAGAAAATTATTTAATTTAACACCAACAGAATATGTTGTTTCTTTAGATGTGAAAGCTGCTACAGTGGAGCAAAACACGGACAAATGGTGGTTAGTACTTGACGGCGGACTCCTTGTACTGGGAGCAATGATGCTGATTTCCGGAATTAGTGCTTATTTCCAAAAAAATGCGCAGACTTTGGGAATTATCGTATTATTAATCACGGCAGTTGTCGGTGGTTTCGCAATGCTTATCTTACGTAAATACGCATCTAACATGCGTGCGGGGCAAAAAGGTGGAACGATAAAATACTTACTAGTAGCAGTCGGAGTTATTGCCGTATGGATGTTTGTAATGACGATTGTACAAGTAACTATTCCTCCAAATATCAATGTAGCGTTAAGTCCGATTGTTAACACAGTTGGTGGTGCAATTATTATTGCCCTACGTTTCTATGTGAAGAAAAAGAAAAATATTCCATCCTTATAA
- the guaB gene encoding IMP dehydrogenase, giving the protein MWETKFAKEGLTFDDVLLVPAKSDVLPNDVDLSVEMAPSLKLNVPIWSAGMDTITEAKMAIAIARQGGIGVVHKNMSIEQQAEEIEKVKRSESGVIIDPFYLTPDHQVFAAEHLMGKYRISGVPIVNNEKERKLVGILTNRDLRFISDYSTVIKDVMTKENLVTAPVGTTLKQAEQILQKHRIEKLPLVDEAGILKGLITIKDIEKVIEFPNSAKDKHGRLLAAAAVGITNDTFVRVEKLIEAGVDAIVIDTAHGHSAGVINKISEIRQTFKDVVIVAGNVATAEGARALFEVGVDIVKVGIGPGSICTTRVVAGVGVPQITAIYDCATVAREFGKTIIADGGIKYSGDIVKALAAGGNAVMLGSMLAGTDESPGETEIFQGRQFKTYRGMGSLAAMEHGSKDRYFQADAKKLVPEGIEGRVPYKGSVADIIFQLVGGIRSGMGYTGSPDLRHLREEAAFVRMTGAGLRESHPHDIQITKEAPNYSIS; this is encoded by the coding sequence ATGTGGGAAACAAAATTTGCAAAAGAAGGCTTAACATTTGATGATGTTTTACTTGTTCCAGCGAAATCGGACGTATTACCAAATGATGTAGATTTAAGTGTAGAAATGGCTCCATCACTCAAATTAAATGTACCAATTTGGAGTGCAGGAATGGATACGATTACGGAAGCCAAAATGGCGATTGCAATTGCGCGCCAAGGTGGAATCGGTGTTGTTCATAAGAATATGAGTATCGAACAACAAGCAGAAGAAATCGAAAAGGTGAAGCGTTCAGAAAGTGGCGTTATTATTGATCCATTTTATCTGACTCCTGATCACCAAGTTTTTGCTGCAGAGCATTTGATGGGTAAATATCGTATCTCAGGTGTTCCCATTGTAAACAACGAGAAGGAGCGCAAACTAGTTGGGATTTTAACTAACCGTGATTTACGCTTTATTTCCGATTACTCTACAGTAATTAAAGATGTTATGACAAAGGAAAACCTAGTGACAGCACCTGTTGGAACTACGCTAAAACAAGCTGAGCAGATTCTGCAAAAACATCGCATCGAGAAATTGCCACTTGTTGATGAAGCAGGCATTCTAAAAGGGCTTATCACTATTAAAGATATTGAAAAAGTAATTGAATTCCCGAACTCTGCTAAAGACAAGCATGGTAGACTACTTGCCGCAGCAGCTGTTGGAATTACGAATGATACATTTGTGCGCGTAGAGAAGTTAATCGAGGCTGGTGTGGATGCGATTGTTATTGATACTGCGCACGGACATTCAGCGGGGGTTATTAATAAAATTTCTGAAATTCGCCAAACATTCAAAGATGTAGTGATTGTTGCCGGAAACGTTGCAACAGCTGAAGGAGCACGTGCTCTTTTTGAAGTTGGCGTTGATATCGTCAAAGTTGGGATTGGTCCTGGATCCATCTGTACAACACGTGTAGTTGCAGGTGTTGGGGTTCCGCAAATCACAGCTATTTATGATTGTGCGACGGTTGCACGTGAATTTGGTAAAACAATTATCGCGGATGGTGGCATTAAATACTCCGGTGATATCGTGAAAGCTCTAGCTGCTGGAGGAAATGCGGTTATGCTAGGAAGTATGCTTGCTGGAACAGACGAAAGCCCTGGTGAAACAGAAATTTTCCAAGGTCGTCAATTTAAAACTTACCGTGGTATGGGTAGTCTGGCAGCGATGGAGCACGGTTCAAAAGATCGTTATTTCCAAGCAGATGCGAAAAAACTGGTTCCTGAAGGTATTGAAGGTCGCGTTCCTTACAAAGGCTCCGTTGCTGATATTATCTTCCAATTAGTTGGCGGTATTCGTTCAGGTATGGGTTACACTGGCTCTCCTGATTTAAGACATCTTCGCGAAGAAGCGGCATTCGTTCGTATGACTGGCGCTGGACTCCGTGAAAGCCACCCACATGATATTCAAATTACAAAAGAAGCACCGAACTATAGCATTTCTTAA